Genomic DNA from Bacillota bacterium:
TGGCGTAATGGGTCCGAAGAGGGCTTTCTTGACGATGGCCGACTTGTCCGCACCGCTCGCCAGTAGAACTATATCCCTCGCCTCCATGATCGTGGCGACCCCCATCGACAAAGCGAAACGCGGCGTACCCGCGCTCTTCAATCCGAAGTTCATGCGTATAGTCTGATCCGTCAATTCAACCAGCCTCGTCCTGGTATTAAAGGCAGTCCCGGGCTCATTGAACCCGATGTGACCGTTCCGGCCTGTTCCAAGGATGAGGAGGTCTATACCGCCCACCCTGGCAATCTCCATCTCGTACCTGGCGCATGCCTTCTCAGGATCGGGGTCGGAAGCGTCGGGCATGTGAATCCGCTCAGCCGGTATATTGACATTGTCGAAGAAGTGTTGGCGCATGAAAACACGATAACCTCGCGGGTCCTGTGGATTCATCGGATAATACTCGTCCAGGTTAAACGTTGTGACGCCTGAAAGGTCCAGCAGGCCATCCCGGTACATCCTGACGAGCTCCGAGTACAGCCCCAACGGGGTCCTTCCCGTGGGAAGGCCGAGGACCAGGTCCCTCTTACTTTGAACTCCTTTGAACACGATGTTCGCCGCGGCTACACTGAGGTCCTCGTACCTGTCGGTGACCTGGATATTCACCGGGCCATCTCAGCGGCTGCCCTCACGTAGCCACCGCTCTCCTCGAGAAGGCGAACAGCCTCACCGGCAGACAGCCTCGTGAGGGCCATTACAACGGCCACCTTCACCTGGAAGTGAGCCTCTTCAAGGTAACGAGCAGCCTCCTCGTCACTACATCCGGACGCAAGCGTTACCATCCTTCTCGCGCGCTGCACCAGCTTGATGTTCGTCGGCTGCATGTCGACCATCAGATTACTATAAACCTTACCGAGCCGGATCATCGCCGCGGTGCTCAGCATGTTGAGAACCATTTTCTGGGCGGTGCCCGCTTTCATCCTGGTCGATCCCATAATTGCTTCCGGCCCAGTTACGGGGCATATGGCTACCTCAACAACTTGGGACATCTCCGCGCCCGGGTTGTTGAAAACGGCAATTGTCCTCGCGCCCAGCGACCCCGCCTCTCTGAGCGCGCCAACCGTGTACGGGGTGCGCCCGCTCGCCGCTATTCCCACGACGGCGTCCCCTCGCCGGACGCCCCTCGAGCGTACGTCGGCCGCCCCCTGGCCTGTGTCGTCCTCGACTCCTTCGACCGGGCCCGTCAGGGCCGCGTTGCCTCCCGCCATTATCGCCTGGACCATCGCGGGGCTCACTCCGAAGGTCGGAATGCACTCGGAAGCGTCGATTGCGCCCAGCCGCCCGCTCGTGCCAGCTCCGACATAGAACAGCCTGCCGCTGGCTTTCAGGCATTCCACTATTAAATCGACGGCCCTCGCGACGGACGGCAATTCCCTCTGGACGGCAAGGGCCACGCCCACGTCTTCGTCGTTTATCATCCTGACGATCTCAAGGGTTTCCATGCGGTCGATAGCCACCGTCCGCATGTTGCGCCCTTCGGTCAGCAATGCTTCAAAACCGGGACCTTGTTCCATTCCACGACCCTCCGGTTGTTACCGTAAACTCCACAAAATGGAATCTGGACCTCGGCCCGAGCATATTTACGAGCGGCCGGTCCGCTTCAACAACATGGCCCACCACATTGACCCTGGGGTCGGGTGGCAGGTCAGTCAGGGTCACCTGGAGCTCCCCTGAATACCGCAGATACAGCCGGTTGTCCACCGTGACGGTATACGCCGGACGGGGAGCCGGGCTGCGGGGAAGGATGTCGGCGCCCTTCCCCGCGTAGTCCCTTGAGACGGCCGATCGAACAACCATTTCGGCGGGGTCCGGCCTGTTCTGATGAATTCCGCCGAACACTACGGATCGCTCGGCGCCGGCAGCATCCGGTAGCAGGCTTACCCGTAGGGGCACCGAGCCACGAAGCCATATCGAGGAGAGTGATTCGAGTTCGCCGGGAGAAGCGCCGGGGTCGCCGAAGAGGAGCACGTCCACCACTCCCGACGCCAGCAGCTCGGCGGCCGCCCTGGCGGCAGGCAACTCACGGTGGCGTTCCAGGGTCGGCAACCCCTGGCACAGGGGTCCCCTTCGCCCGGTGCTGGACGGAACGAACGCCCATACACGAAGGCCGTGCTCCTTCAAGATGCTTGACGTCCTACACAGAAAGTCCATGGACAACCCCGTCTCCGGCCTGGGATAGAAATTGTGGCAGGCCTCCATCCTCGAGAAGTCCGCACCGGAAGAGCGAAGCGCGGAAAGCGCCCACACATCCACCGTGGAGGCGTTCACGACGACCGTCATGCTCGATGAACTGTGGGTCATTGAGGCGATTTCATCCGGGCCGTACCCGAAGTCGACCCTGATCCCGTTCAGGCCCAGCCGCTCCAACGGTTCCAGGTTTGCGGGGGTAGCCCCGACGGCGCGGAACGCCCTGGGAGAGATGTCCGCTATCACTCTGAATCCGAGCCTGTGAGCTGCCTTCGTTACCTGCTCGACGAAAGCCACGGCCCCTGATGGATCCTGTTCTGTTATGTGCATGGAGGTGAAGACTTCTCTGTACCCCAACTGCGACGCCCGCTCCATGTAACCGAGGACCTGCGCTGTGTCCCCTGCCCCGGGGTATACCGAAATGCCCGCGGACCTCTCCACGCCCGGGATCACCCTTTCGCCTAAGATTCGCGGTCTCAAGTGACCGGCCTGGGATCATCCCTACCACAACAACTGCTATTTGACCGAACCCGCAGCTGGCTTGATCTCGGAAGCGAGCCTATCGTCGAACCCAATGATCAGCGCCGCTGTGAATCCGGCCACGTACGAAATGACGAGGCCCGCGAGATACAGGCCGGGCGATGTCGCCAGGAAGGCGAGGGGTATCCCGGAGACACCCACCGCGATGCAGCCGATTCTCGTGGTTGCGATGAACGCGCCGCCGACCGCACCCCCTATGCAAGCCGCAATGAAGGGTTTACCCAGGGGAAGCGTCACGCCGTAGATGAGGGGCTCACCAATACCGAGCATCCCTACAGGCAGGGCCGCCATTATAATCTCCCGCAGTTCCTTATCCTTCGTCCTGAGATATACCGCGAGTGAGGCGCCGACCTGCCCCGCGCCGGCCATGGCGAGCACCGGGAGTAACGGAGTGTTGCCCAGCTTATTGATAAGTTCCATGTGGATCGGTGTCAACCCGTGGTGAAGCCCGGTCATCACCGCTGGGAGGAACGCACCAGCGAGGACAGCGCCGGCCACCGGGCCGCCCACGTTGAGGAGCGCCTGCGTGCCTTTCGTAATTCCGTCGGAAAGAAAACCGCCGATTGGCTGGACGACATACAGTATGACGAGCCCGCCCACGAGTATCGTGATCGTCGGCGTAGCGATTACGGTGACGGTATCGGGCATGACCCGGCTCACTCGCTTATACAGCCACGACAGGAAAGCCGCAGCGATCAGGACTCCGATGAGTCCTCCCCGGCCGGGCACCATCTTCAACCCCGTCAGCGCCGGAGCAATCAGGATCGAACCTGCCACAGCCCCTAGCGCCGGGGGGCCGCCGTATTCCTTCGCGGCGTTCATGCCGACCATTATCGACAGGTATCCAAAGACCGCCCAACCGATTACGCTTAGTGCTTGCATCACAGGGAGTTTCGCGTCAACGCCCATGCGGACGAGGAGGTTGGTCAGGGCGGCTATCATGCCGGAGCCTATGATCGCTGGCAGCAAGGGCAGGAAAACGTTCGCGAGTTTCCGGAGTACTTCCCTGACCCCGCCGCGCGAGGCGGCTGCGGGGGCGGCCGAACCCGTGGATTCCCCCACGGCGATTCCGAGCCTGGAGGAGAGTTCTCGAGCAACCTTCTCCGCCAGTCCTGGTCCGAGTATCACCTGGACGAGGTTACCCGTTTGAATCGCGCCTTTCACGCCCTCGCACCTCTTGAGAGCCTGCACGTCAACCGCCGCCATACCTTTCGGCTCGACGCGGAGACGCGTCATGCAGTAGTTCACCGACACTACATTCGGGTCTCCACCCAGGGCCTTAAGAACGTCCTGGGCTATCCGGCGTTCGTCTGCCATAAATTCACCCTCCCGAGATTGCAATACGGCCATTAATCCATTACTAACCCGTCCGAAACCCGCCGTCGTTTCGACCGTCCGGTTGCCCCACACCACCACCCTTCAGCGCCGGCAGCCACCCGGGGACCGCCGGGGTCACCACCCCTCGGGGTTACAGCCTCGGAAGGTCCATTACGAACTTGTACCTGTCCGCCCTGTACACGGACTTGACTGCCTCCACAGGCTCGCCCTTTCGGTCGTAGGTGACCCTCTTCATCTTGAGGAGGGGTGTCCCCTGATCCACTTCAAGCAGCCCCGCTTCATGCTTGTTCGCGACCACCACCTCGATGGTCTGCCGCGCCCGGTCCAGTTCGATCCCGCTTTTCTCCGCGAAAAGCCTGTAGAGGGATTTTCCGTTCAAGTCCTCGGAGAGAACCCACTGGAACCTCGGCAGAGGAACGTAGCTTACTTCGAGCGCCATTGGCTCGTCGTCAGCGAGCCTGAGCCTCTCGAGCCGTGCTACCGGCGCACCCACGTCGATTCCCAGGAGGGCCGCGATGTCTTGGTCGGCGCGGGCCTCCTTGACGGTCAACACCCTGCCGGACGGCCTGAGGCCGCGCTTTTCCATGTCTTCCGTGAAGCTCGTGAGCCCCGACAGGCCCTGAGTAATCTTGGGCTCGGCGACGAACGTCCCCTTGCCACGCTTCCTGTACAGCAATCCCTCGTTTACGAGTTCGAGGACGGCCTGCCTGACAGTCATCCGGCTCACGCCGTATTGCGTGGTGAGGTCGGTCTCGGGCGGCAGCTGGTCGCCGGGCTTGAAACGCCCACCCGCGATTGCCTCCCTGATTGTCTCCTTGATCTGGTAGTATAGCGGGATAGGAATGTCCGGGTTAACAGCCATCACATCACCTCTATATGTCTAGACATTGAGTTCTATTCGGCGGGTCGTTGCAGTATTCCTTCCGGGATCACGTGTCGTGAGGTCTATTGAGGGTAGTCGAACCGGCGAGAACATGATAGTATGAAACCAACGGGGAGCTCCTGAAAGGAGCTGAGAAAGGGCTGTGCAGCCCTGACCCGATGAACCTGTTGGGGTAATGCCCGCGTAGGGACAGTGGATTGTTATGTAGCGGCGCCCCCGGGCGCCGCTGTGTTCTTCTGGGGACAGCGTAAGTCAAAGGAGGTAGATGCCGGTGAAGAGAGTCAACACAAGGGTGTTAGTTGAAGCCGGTGTGATGATCGCCCTGGCCTCGGTCCTGAGCATGATTAAGGTCTATCACGCACCGCAGGGTGGCTCGGTGACAGCCGGTAGCATGGTGCCGGTCCTGGTTCTTGCGCTGAGGTGGGGCCCAAGGGCAGGCATACTGACGGGGATCGCTTACGGCTTCGTCCAGCAGCTTATCGAACCCTTTGTAGTTCACCCCGTTCAAGCAATACTGGACTATCCCGTGGCGTTCGGGGTCTTGGGTCTTACGGGTTTCTTCCGGCAGTCTCCCGCGTTGGGGTGCCTCGTCGGAATCCTGGGGCGGTTTGTCGCCCACGTGGTCTCGGGTCTCGTATTCTTCGCCAGCTACACGCCGGCAGGAAGCATACCCCTGGTATATTCCCTGGTCTACAACGGGTCATATCTGGTACCGGAGGTCCTGATCAGTGCGGTGGTTATTTATTTCCTGTCGACAAGCCGAGTGCTGCAATGGGGCAACGCAGGCGAACCTCACCCCGGGTAAGGCAATAGACGGGAGGCAATGCCTGATAATCGCTAATCGGGCAGGCTCTATCTCCGACAGCCTTATCTCCGAACTCCGTGACCGCCTTGGCAACGAGCATTGGTATGTGGTTGCCGCGGATGGGGGCGCCGATCTTGCAAAGGAGATTGGCCTGGCCCCCAATGTCGTGGTGGGCGACATGGATTCCCTGAGCATGGAGGGCCAACGGGAGCTCGCGGAGGCGGGTTGTCGTTTCATCACTCACCCCGTTGAAAAGGATCAGACAGACACGCACCTAGCCATGCAGTGGGCCTGCGGGTTTGGTTTCACCGAAATATCGGTCCTGATGAACCGTTCCGGACGGTTGGACCATGTCTTGGGTATCATATGGGCGGCTTACGGGCTCGTTGAGAAGGGCGTATCGGTTCGTTTTGTGGACGCGCAGTTTGAAGCCGTTCTGGTCAAGGGCCCGGCATCTGTTGACATAAGAGGACCGAAAAAGCTCCTGGTCAGCCTACTGCCATTGTGCGATAGCGCGGATGGTATTACGCTTAACGGCATGAAATACTCGCTAAAGGGCGAGTCACTGCGGCCAGGAGAGACCAGGGGAATAAGCAATGAGACAATGGATTCCGAAGCCCGAGTCGAAGTGGGAAAAGGTACATTGCTCGTTATGGTTTCAGGATCGACCGGTTGAGGGATGCCTGAAGCAGCCCTAATAGCCCGGAGGCCATCACGGGCACAATACCTTGTAGTCAGCGTTATGTGGTGCTAATCGGAGGCAAAGCCTGCGATAGAACGCCTGGCCAAATCGCTTACAAGGAGTGACCCAATATGACCAAGAGTCTGTACTTCGGAAACCTCAGCTGGGATGTCGGTGAGGCTGAACTGAGCAACGCCGTGTCTCAATATGGTCGGGTTATATCTGCTCGCATAGCTACCGACCGCGATACAGGCCGGTCCCGCGGTTTCGGCTTCGTCGAGGTCGAAGACCAGGATGCCCAGAAGGTCATCGATGCTATGAACGGTGTGGAGTGGTACGGCAGGCAGTTGACAGTCAACGAAGCCAGGGAGCGTCAGGACAGGGGTGGATACAGGGACGGCCGTTCGAACCAGGGCCGGGGCTACGGCAGGTACTAACCGGCATCGCAATGCGGGGACTGCGAGTCAATTT
This window encodes:
- the nagB gene encoding glucosamine-6-phosphate deaminase, with product MNIQVTDRYEDLSVAAANIVFKGVQSKRDLVLGLPTGRTPLGLYSELVRMYRDGLLDLSGVTTFNLDEYYPMNPQDPRGYRVFMRQHFFDNVNIPAERIHMPDASDPDPEKACARYEMEIARVGGIDLLILGTGRNGHIGFNEPGTAFNTRTRLVELTDQTIRMNFGLKSAGTPRFALSMGVATIMEARDIVLLASGADKSAIVKKALFGPITPEIPASVLQQHPSVTVIVDREAAAGCLHAGLSGSGMVTNA
- the murQ gene encoding N-acetylmuramic acid 6-phosphate etherase, with protein sequence MEQGPGFEALLTEGRNMRTVAIDRMETLEIVRMINDEDVGVALAVQRELPSVARAVDLIVECLKASGRLFYVGAGTSGRLGAIDASECIPTFGVSPAMVQAIMAGGNAALTGPVEGVEDDTGQGAADVRSRGVRRGDAVVGIAASGRTPYTVGALREAGSLGARTIAVFNNPGAEMSQVVEVAICPVTGPEAIMGSTRMKAGTAQKMVLNMLSTAAMIRLGKVYSNLMVDMQPTNIKLVQRARRMVTLASGCSDEEAARYLEEAHFQVKVAVVMALTRLSAGEAVRLLEESGGYVRAAAEMAR
- a CDS encoding DUF871 domain-containing protein produces the protein MLGERVIPGVERSAGISVYPGAGDTAQVLGYMERASQLGYREVFTSMHITEQDPSGAVAFVEQVTKAAHRLGFRVIADISPRAFRAVGATPANLEPLERLGLNGIRVDFGYGPDEIASMTHSSSSMTVVVNASTVDVWALSALRSSGADFSRMEACHNFYPRPETGLSMDFLCRTSSILKEHGLRVWAFVPSSTGRRGPLCQGLPTLERHRELPAARAAAELLASGVVDVLLFGDPGASPGELESLSSIWLRGSVPLRVSLLPDAAGAERSVVFGGIHQNRPDPAEMVVRSAVSRDYAGKGADILPRSPAPRPAYTVTVDNRLYLRYSGELQVTLTDLPPDPRVNVVGHVVEADRPLVNMLGPRSRFHFVEFTVTTGGSWNGTRSRF
- a CDS encoding PTS transporter subunit EIIC, producing the protein MADERRIAQDVLKALGGDPNVVSVNYCMTRLRVEPKGMAAVDVQALKRCEGVKGAIQTGNLVQVILGPGLAEKVARELSSRLGIAVGESTGSAAPAAASRGGVREVLRKLANVFLPLLPAIIGSGMIAALTNLLVRMGVDAKLPVMQALSVIGWAVFGYLSIMVGMNAAKEYGGPPALGAVAGSILIAPALTGLKMVPGRGGLIGVLIAAAFLSWLYKRVSRVMPDTVTVIATPTITILVGGLVILYVVQPIGGFLSDGITKGTQALLNVGGPVAGAVLAGAFLPAVMTGLHHGLTPIHMELINKLGNTPLLPVLAMAGAGQVGASLAVYLRTKDKELREIIMAALPVGMLGIGEPLIYGVTLPLGKPFIAACIGGAVGGAFIATTRIGCIAVGVSGIPLAFLATSPGLYLAGLVISYVAGFTAALIIGFDDRLASEIKPAAGSVK
- the phnF gene encoding phosphonate metabolism transcriptional regulator PhnF, producing MAVNPDIPIPLYYQIKETIREAIAGGRFKPGDQLPPETDLTTQYGVSRMTVRQAVLELVNEGLLYRKRGKGTFVAEPKITQGLSGLTSFTEDMEKRGLRPSGRVLTVKEARADQDIAALLGIDVGAPVARLERLRLADDEPMALEVSYVPLPRFQWVLSEDLNGKSLYRLFAEKSGIELDRARQTIEVVVANKHEAGLLEVDQGTPLLKMKRVTYDRKGEPVEAVKSVYRADRYKFVMDLPRL
- the thiT gene encoding energy-coupled thiamine transporter ThiT, encoding MPVKRVNTRVLVEAGVMIALASVLSMIKVYHAPQGGSVTAGSMVPVLVLALRWGPRAGILTGIAYGFVQQLIEPFVVHPVQAILDYPVAFGVLGLTGFFRQSPALGCLVGILGRFVAHVVSGLVFFASYTPAGSIPLVYSLVYNGSYLVPEVLISAVVIYFLSTSRVLQWGNAGEPHPG
- a CDS encoding thiamine diphosphokinase — translated: MVAADGGADLAKEIGLAPNVVVGDMDSLSMEGQRELAEAGCRFITHPVEKDQTDTHLAMQWACGFGFTEISVLMNRSGRLDHVLGIIWAAYGLVEKGVSVRFVDAQFEAVLVKGPASVDIRGPKKLLVSLLPLCDSADGITLNGMKYSLKGESLRPGETRGISNETMDSEARVEVGKGTLLVMVSGSTG
- a CDS encoding RNA-binding protein, coding for MTKSLYFGNLSWDVGEAELSNAVSQYGRVISARIATDRDTGRSRGFGFVEVEDQDAQKVIDAMNGVEWYGRQLTVNEARERQDRGGYRDGRSNQGRGYGRY